ACGTCCCAATAGGCGTCGAGCCTGTCTCCGGCGGTGCCGGGCGCTTCGGCGAGGGCGTCGAACTTCAGAAGGTATTCGCCCACATACTCGTGCAGCAGGGCGCAGCCGAAGGCCTCCTTCGACGGGAAGTAGTGGTAAAACGATCCTTTCGGAACGCCGCTCTCGCGCAGGATTTGCGACAGGCCCACACCGGTGAAGCCACCATGCAGCACAAGTGCGCGGCCGGTGGCGAGGATTTTGCGGCGGGTGGTGTCTGATTTCTTCGGCTCTGTCATAGGGCGTAGATAATCAAAATAGACCGGTCGTCTAGTGCCGAACGGGATGACTGCGCGGAAAGCCGCCAGACGACAACTGCCGAACCCCGTGATACGCTCGGCCCTCAGTCGTATGGGAGGACCGGTAATGATTGACCTGAAACCGCCGTATCGCATCGCAACACCCGAGGATGCTCAGGAACTTGCGGAGCTGGTGAATTTTGCCGGGGAGGGGCTGCCGTACTTTCTGTGGCAGGATCTGGCTGAGCCGGGGATGGACCCATGGGAAGTGGGCCGTCGGCGGCAGGCCGAGAAGGCCGGCGAAGAGCAGGTCGTCGTGGTGGACTTTGGCGCTGGGGCGGTTGCCGCGCTGACCGGCTACGCCATCGACCAGAGCCCCGATCCGGTGCCCGACGATCTGCCCGCCATCTACCGCCCGCTGCAGGAGCTTGAGAATTCCGCTCCGGGCAGTTGGTATGTCAACGTACTGGCCTGCTATCCGGATCACCGCGGCATGGGGTTGGGCACCGGCCTGCTGAAACTGGCTGAAGAGATTGCGCGCGCCGAGGGGCTCTCGCGGATGAGCATCATCGTCGCCGGGCACAACGAGGGCGCGCGGCGGCTCTACGAGCGGCAGGGCTATGTGGTCGAAGCCTCGCGACCCTGCAGTTTCGATGGCTGGGAGACGAAGACCCGCGAATGGGTGCTGCTGGTCAAAACGCTCTGAGCGGGGTCAGTCGAACTTGCGCGACGGCGCCAGCACCTTGGCCTCGCCGACCAGCACCGGTTTGCCGTCGACGGTGCATTTGCAGTCGAGCATGACGCGGCGCTTGGCGAAATCAATGTCGGTCACGGTGACCTCGGCCAGAACCGTGTCGCCGGGGCGCACCGGGCCGACGAATTTCAGCGTCTGCCCGAGGTAGACCGTGCCGTGGCCGGGCAGTTGCTCGCCGATGACCGCCGAGATCAGCCCGGCGGTGAGCATGCCATGGGCGATCCGCCCTTCAAAGATCGTATCCTGCGCATAGGCGTCGTCGAGATGGACCGGGTTGTGATCGGTGGAGACCTCGGCAAAGAGCTCGATGTCGCGGTCGGTGACCTGCTTGCGCAGGTGGCGCGACATGCCCATCTCGATGTCTTCGATGCAGATCGTCCCGCGGGGCAGGTTGTCGAGCATCTTCTCCTCCATCATCGGTGGTCCGGCAATAAATTGGCTGCCATGATTGGCTTTGGGTAATTTTATTACTTCGCGGGCGCAGAAAATCAAGGTGTAAAATTCACCTTCGGCGCGGGATCGCGGCGGGTCCGGGGCGGCTCCAACGCCCGAAACGACACCGCCGCCCGGCGGTGCGGGCGGCGGTTTGATCTTGGGAAACCGGTGGTTGGCGGTCAGCGGCTCAGCGCAGGAAGCCGATCGAATAGGTCGGCTCGAGGCTTTCCTTCTCGAGATAGGCGGCAAGCGCCTCTGCCTCGGGCTGGGTTTCGGTCTTGGTTTCCTTGGCGGCGAGCCCGCCGGTGATGAAGAGCGAATCCAGATCCTCGCCAATCGCCCCGAGGATGTCAGTGCGGATGCCATCGCCGACGCAGAGGATCGCGCTGTCGGGCACGTCGCGGTCGATCTCGGCAAGGCGGCGGCGGGCCAGATCGTAGACCGGCGGATGCGGTTTGCCGAAGTAGAGGCTTTCGCCGCCCATCTCGGTATAAAGCTTGGCCACCGCACCGGCGCACCACTCGCGCTCTTCGCCGCGGTCGACCACGATGTCGGGGTTGGCGCAGAGCAGCTTCAGGCCCTTCT
This portion of the Salipiger sp. CCB-MM3 genome encodes:
- a CDS encoding GNAT family N-acetyltransferase, encoding MIDLKPPYRIATPEDAQELAELVNFAGEGLPYFLWQDLAEPGMDPWEVGRRRQAEKAGEEQVVVVDFGAGAVAALTGYAIDQSPDPVPDDLPAIYRPLQELENSAPGSWYVNVLACYPDHRGMGLGTGLLKLAEEIARAEGLSRMSIIVAGHNEGARRLYERQGYVVEASRPCSFDGWETKTREWVLLVKTL
- a CDS encoding MaoC family dehydratase, with protein sequence MLDNLPRGTICIEDIEMGMSRHLRKQVTDRDIELFAEVSTDHNPVHLDDAYAQDTIFEGRIAHGMLTAGLISAVIGEQLPGHGTVYLGQTLKFVGPVRPGDTVLAEVTVTDIDFAKRRVMLDCKCTVDGKPVLVGEAKVLAPSRKFD